The Vigna unguiculata cultivar IT97K-499-35 chromosome 6, ASM411807v1, whole genome shotgun sequence genome contains a region encoding:
- the LOC114188693 gene encoding DEAD-box ATP-dependent RNA helicase 28, with protein MSPSFVFEPPSDEEIEHSEREEEEEDEEEPEEAESGSDSDSEEEGLHKEARVSKKKTQSPWDFAKYTESVAEEHARKSTTSVDEKISKALRQRSTPLVAELDHSSESELDEQEDYKPDEEDEEEGYGNDSKSFFAPSDGTSFNADSFLQLNLSRPLLRACEALGYAKPTPIQAACIPLALSGRDICGSAITGSGKTAAFALPTLERLLFRPKRMRAIRVLILTPTRELAVQVHSMIEKLAQFTDIRCCLVVGGLSTKVQEVALRTMPDIVVATPGRMIDHLRNAMSVDLDDLAVLILDEADRLLELGFSAEIQELVRLCPKKRQTMLFSATMTEEVDELIKLSLSKPLRLSADPSTKRPATLTEEVVRIRRMREVNQEAVLLAMCSKTFTAKVIIFSGTKQAAHRLKIIFGLAGLKAAELHGNLTQAQRLEALEQFRKQQVDFLVATDVAARGLDIIGVQTVINFACPRDLTSYVHRVGRTARAGREGYAVTFVTDNDRSLLKAIAKRAGSKLRSRIVAEQSILKWSHIIEQMEDQIDEVLREESEERALRKAEMEATKAENMIEHKEEIFSRPKRTWFVTEKEKKLAAKAAKASSLEKNKSSGKEVMSAEQAEDLRMKEKRKREREKHLPRKKRRKLEAAREMLEDEEEDGNQVEAKGTNKKEKGGLSLVDLAYRRAKAVKAVKKAVDSGKIVKKSQKKSSNVPRKTPSRTEEMRDLFQTDMKDKKPKRRGVGGGKKAKSSFKSKSRYKRK; from the exons ATGTCCCCCAGCTTCGTCTTCGAACCTCCCAGCGACGAAGAAATCGAACATTCCGAacgagaagaggaagaagaagacgaagaagaaCCAGAAGAAGCTGAGTCAGGATCAGATTCTGACTCAGAAGAAGAGGGACTGCACAAAGAAGCGCGGGTTTCGAAGAAGAAAACGCAGTCTCCATGGGACTTCGCCAAATACACGGAATCAGTGGCTGAGGAACACGCTCGCAAGAGCACAACCTCGGTGGACGAGAAAATCTCCAAAGCTCTCCGGCAACGTTCCACGCCGCTCGTTGCTGAGCTTGACCACAGCTCCGAGTCTGAACTTGATGAACAA GAAGATTATAAACCGGATGAAGAAGACGAAGAGGAGGGTTATGGCAATGATAGCAAGTCCTTTTTTGCTCCTTCTGATGGAACCTCTTTCAACGCTGATTCCTTCCTGCAGCTTAATTTGTCTCGTCCTTTGCTCCGGGCTTGTGAGGCCCTGGGGTATGCTAAACCAACGCCAATTCAG GCAGCATGTATTCCATTGGCATTGTCTGGTCGTGATATATGTGGTAGTGCCATTACTGGGTCAGGAAAG ACAGCTGCATTTGCACTACCTACGCTAGAGAGGTTGTTGTTCCGTCCAAAACGCATGCGTGCAATAAGGGTCCTCATTCTTACTCCAACCAGAGAATTGGCCGTCCA agttcacagTATGATAGAGAAGCTTGCTCAGTTTACTGATATACGGTGTTGCCTGGTTGTTGGGGGTCTGTCAACAAAG GTGCAAGAGGTTGCTTTGAGAACAATGCCAGACATTGTTGTGGCTACTCCAGGACGAATGATTGACCATTTACGCAATGCTATGTCTGTTGATTTGGATGATCTTGCTGTTCTCATCCTTGATGAGGCAGATCGTCTTTTGGAGCTTGGGTTTAGTGCTGAAATTCAAGAACTT GTTCGCTTGTGTCCCAAAAAAAGGCAGACTATGCTGTTTTCAGCAACGATGACTGAGGAGGTTGATGAACTTATTAAACTTTCCCTGTCAAAGCCCTTGCGTCTTTCTGCTGACCCATCTACGAAACGGCCAGCAACCTTGACTGAGGA AGTTGTTAGAATACGAAGAATGCGGGAAGTAAACCAGGAAGCTGTTCTTCTTGCAATGTGCTCAAAAACTTTTACTGCCAAAGTCATCATCTTCAG TGGAACAAAGCAAGCAGCACATAGATTAAAGATTATATTTGGATTAGCTGGCTTAAAAGCTGCTGAGCTTCATGGAAATCTTACTCAAGCCCAGCGTCTGGAA GCTTTGGAACAGTTTAGGAAGCAGCAAGTGGATTTTTTGGTTGCAACAGATGTGGCTGCCCGT GGCCTTGACATTATCGGTGTTCAAACAGTTATCAACTTTGCATGTCCACGTGATCTTACTAG CTATGTTCATCGTGTTGGTCGAACTGCAAGAGCTGGAAGAGAAGGATATGCTGTCACTTTTGTGACTGACAATGATCGATCACTTTTAAAAGCTATT GCCAAGAGGGCTGGTTCAAAGTTGAGAAGCCGCATTGTTGCTGAGCAATCTATACTTAAGTGGTCTCATATTATTGAGCAAATGGAGGATCAAATTGATGAAGTACTTCGAGAAGAGAG TGAAGAAAGAGCTCTAAGGAAAGCTGAAATGGAGGCCACAAAG GCCGAAAACATGATTGAACATAAGGAAGAGATCTTTTCCCGTCCCAAAAGAACATGGTTTGTCACAGAGAAGGAGAAAAAACTTGCTGCCAAAGCAGCTAAG GCATCCTCcctagagaagaacaagagttCTGGGAAAGAGGTAATGAGCGCCGAACAAGCCGAAGACCTCAGAATGAAAGAAAAGAGGAAGCGAGAGCGAGAG AAACATTTGCCTAGAAAGAAGCGCAGAAAGTTAGAAGCAGCTAGAGAGATGTTGGAGGATGAAGAGGAGGATGGTAACCAAGTAGAG GCCAAGGGAaccaataaaaaagaaaagggtgGATTGTCACTTGTTGATCTTGCTTACCGAAGGGCGAAAGCAGTGAAGGCTGTTAAGAAGGCAGTAGATTCTGGCAAGATTGTGAAGAAGAGTCAGAAGAAATCTAGCAATGTTCCCAGAAAAACTCCTTCAAGGACAGAAGAGATGAGGGATCTATTCCAGACTGACATGAAGGATAAAAAGCCAAAaagaagaggtgttggaggaggAAAGAAGGCAAAAAGTTCATTCAAAAGCAAGTCAAG